One stretch of Streptomyces sp. 135 DNA includes these proteins:
- a CDS encoding alpha/beta fold hydrolase, translating into MSTTDFVAAQWTRATGAGVDPHEYRRVTDGLTSVADWGPSFVRTARGHLRRAQEAGSPLSAGESLLTAARWFHLATLAPYAEAHHAATEADHALGRALTLLEPGARRVSGEGFTGWLRGPADAPGTVVIVPGLDSAKEEFLDLASALLARGLAVFAMDGPGQGVLAATTTLVPEYEHVVGRVVDALGAPRVGLVGLSLGGYFAARAASLEPRLAAVATVSGPFRLDWAELPPPVREIMARRTGGTDAARAFARQVDLTARAPRITAPLLVVDGGRDVIPWSTATWPGPAGAWHGNLCHLRTATTSSATRARTGCPASATTSHASTDAEPETV; encoded by the coding sequence ATGAGCACCACCGACTTCGTCGCCGCCCAGTGGACCCGCGCCACCGGCGCGGGCGTGGACCCTCACGAGTACCGGCGCGTCACCGACGGCCTGACCTCCGTCGCCGACTGGGGTCCGTCCTTCGTCCGCACCGCACGCGGCCACCTCCGGCGCGCGCAGGAGGCGGGATCACCCCTGTCCGCGGGTGAGTCCCTGCTGACGGCCGCCCGCTGGTTCCACCTGGCCACCCTGGCGCCGTACGCGGAGGCGCACCATGCCGCCACCGAGGCCGACCACGCCCTGGGGAGGGCGCTCACGCTGCTGGAACCCGGTGCGCGGCGGGTGAGCGGCGAGGGCTTCACCGGGTGGCTGCGCGGCCCCGCCGACGCGCCCGGGACCGTGGTGATCGTCCCCGGTCTGGACTCGGCCAAGGAGGAGTTCCTCGATCTGGCGTCCGCGCTGCTGGCCAGGGGCCTCGCGGTGTTCGCCATGGACGGCCCAGGGCAAGGCGTCCTCGCGGCCACCACGACCCTCGTGCCGGAGTACGAGCACGTCGTCGGACGGGTCGTCGACGCCCTCGGCGCCCCTCGCGTCGGGCTCGTCGGCCTGAGTCTGGGCGGCTACTTCGCGGCCCGGGCCGCATCGCTTGAGCCCCGCCTGGCGGCCGTCGCCACCGTCAGCGGCCCCTTCCGCCTCGACTGGGCGGAACTGCCCCCGCCCGTACGGGAGATCATGGCCCGCCGCACGGGAGGAACCGACGCCGCCCGCGCGTTCGCCCGCCAGGTGGACCTCACCGCCCGGGCACCCCGCATCACGGCGCCGCTGCTGGTCGTGGACGGCGGCCGGGACGTCATCCCGTGGTCGACGGCGACCTGGCCCGGCCCGGCTGGCGCCTGGCACGGCAACCTGTGTCACCTCCGCACGGCGACCACCTCCTCGGCAACGCGCGCGCGGACTGGCTGCCCCGCCTCTGCGACCACATCGCACGCGTCGACTGACGCGGAACCGGAAACCGTCTGA
- a CDS encoding response regulator transcription factor translates to MSVLLEQPASLVAYRPNKPTAMVVVADPRVRSTVTRHLWALGVRDVIEASSIAEARPRIGNPRDICVADVHLPDGSGLTLLSETRAAGWPNGLALSAADDIGAVRNALAGGVKGYVVTGTRTNVGLPTRPGAAPIGSAAARMHRRPPGAPSHPGGYRELSGREVEVLRLVAEGQSNKAIGVSMGLSALTVKSHLARIARKLGTGDRAGMVAVALRTGIIH, encoded by the coding sequence GTGTCCGTTCTCCTCGAGCAGCCCGCAAGCCTGGTCGCCTACCGCCCGAACAAGCCGACCGCCATGGTCGTCGTGGCCGACCCCCGCGTCCGTTCCACCGTCACCCGCCACCTGTGGGCGCTCGGTGTACGCGACGTCATCGAGGCCTCGTCCATCGCTGAGGCTCGTCCCCGCATCGGCAACCCCCGGGACATCTGCGTCGCAGACGTCCATCTCCCCGACGGCTCCGGCCTGACGCTCCTCTCCGAGACCCGTGCCGCGGGCTGGCCCAACGGCCTCGCCCTCTCCGCCGCCGACGACATCGGTGCCGTGCGCAACGCCCTCGCGGGCGGCGTCAAGGGCTACGTCGTCACCGGCACGCGTACGAACGTCGGACTCCCCACCCGCCCCGGCGCCGCTCCCATCGGCTCGGCCGCCGCCCGAATGCACCGCCGCCCGCCGGGCGCCCCGAGCCACCCCGGCGGTTACCGCGAGCTGTCCGGCCGTGAGGTCGAGGTGCTCAGGCTCGTCGCCGAAGGCCAGTCCAACAAGGCCATCGGCGTCTCCATGGGCCTGTCCGCCCTGACCGTGAAGAGTCACCTCGCCCGGATCGCGCGCAAGCTCGGCACGGGTGACCGGGCCGGGATGGTGGCGGTCGCGCTGCGTACCGGAATCATTCACTGA
- a CDS encoding DUF4349 domain-containing protein, whose translation MHTSSTSRHRTTRHGAVRALSGFLLAGALALTGCTAGGDSDSSGAGNDKAAAAGLAGPEGAKDTGGARGGKPGGRKPPKLTGTHVVHTATLTVRVKDVHKALGEARAAAEDAGGLVGNESTSRDGGGRERSRVVLRVPQEAYEDVLHALEGTGKLLGREVKAQDVTDRVVDVESRVKSQRASVARVRELMDKATKLSDVVTLEGELSTRQADLESLLAQRASLKDRTSMATITLSLTEGAREGGGGDDDPTFGDALAGGWDAFVTGLRWIAVALAAALPFAAVAALLLLLWLRVVRRRATRPGPDSAP comes from the coding sequence ATGCACACATCCAGCACGTCTCGTCACCGCACGACCAGGCACGGCGCGGTCCGTGCCCTCTCGGGGTTCCTGCTGGCGGGCGCGCTCGCGCTCACCGGCTGCACGGCGGGCGGCGACAGCGACAGCAGTGGCGCGGGGAACGACAAGGCGGCGGCAGCCGGACTGGCCGGCCCGGAGGGCGCCAAGGACACCGGCGGCGCGCGGGGCGGCAAGCCGGGCGGGCGAAAGCCCCCGAAGCTCACCGGCACGCACGTCGTCCACACCGCCACGCTCACCGTCCGCGTCAAGGACGTCCACAAGGCGCTGGGCGAGGCCCGGGCGGCGGCCGAGGACGCGGGCGGCCTCGTGGGGAACGAGAGCACCTCGCGCGACGGCGGGGGCCGCGAGCGCTCCCGCGTCGTCCTGCGGGTCCCGCAGGAGGCGTACGAGGACGTCCTGCACGCCCTCGAAGGCACCGGCAAGCTGCTCGGCCGCGAGGTCAAGGCGCAGGACGTCACCGACCGGGTCGTCGACGTCGAGAGCCGCGTCAAGTCCCAGCGGGCGAGCGTGGCGCGCGTACGGGAGCTGATGGACAAGGCGACGAAGCTGAGTGATGTGGTCACCCTGGAAGGGGAGTTGAGCACCCGTCAGGCCGACCTGGAGTCGCTGCTCGCGCAGCGGGCCTCGCTGAAGGACCGCACGAGCATGGCGACGATCACCCTGTCCCTCACGGAGGGCGCACGGGAGGGCGGCGGCGGGGACGACGACCCGACGTTCGGTGACGCGCTCGCGGGCGGCTGGGACGCGTTCGTGACGGGGCTGCGCTGGATCGCCGTCGCGCTGGCCGCGGCCCTGCCGTTCGCGGCGGTCGCCGCGCTGCTGCTCCTGCTGTGGCTGCGGGTGGTACGCCGCCGAGCAACGCGCCCCGGACCGGACAGCGCCCCATAA
- the hemE gene encoding uroporphyrinogen decarboxylase → MSANNSQSPAGRQNAATYDSAFMKACRREAVPHTPVWFMRQAGRSLPEYRKVREGTAMLESCMRPDLVTEITLQPVRRHNVDAAIYFSDIVVPLKAIGIDLDIKPGIGPVVENPIRSRADLARLRDLTPEDVHYVTEAIGMLTGELGATPLIGFAGAPFTLASYLVEGGPSRNHEHTKALMYGDPQLWADLLDRLAEITAAFLKVQIEAGASAVQLFDSWVGALSPADYRHSVMPASAKVFDAVASYGVPRIHFGVGTGELLGAMGEAGADVVGVDWRVPMDEAARRVGPGKALQGNLDPAVLFSTREAVEAKTDEVLAAASGLEGHVFNLGHGVLPTTDPEALTRLVEYVHTRTAV, encoded by the coding sequence GTGAGTGCCAACAACAGCCAGAGCCCCGCGGGCCGGCAGAACGCAGCGACGTACGACTCCGCCTTCATGAAGGCGTGCAGGCGCGAGGCCGTGCCGCACACGCCGGTCTGGTTCATGCGGCAGGCGGGGCGCTCACTGCCCGAGTACCGCAAGGTCCGCGAGGGCACCGCCATGCTGGAGTCCTGCATGCGGCCCGACCTGGTCACCGAGATCACGCTCCAGCCGGTGCGCCGCCACAACGTGGACGCCGCGATCTACTTCAGCGACATCGTCGTACCGCTGAAGGCGATCGGCATCGACCTCGACATCAAGCCCGGCATCGGCCCGGTCGTCGAGAACCCCATCCGCTCGCGCGCCGACCTCGCGCGGCTGCGGGACCTCACCCCCGAGGACGTGCACTACGTCACCGAGGCGATCGGGATGCTGACGGGTGAGCTCGGCGCCACCCCGCTCATCGGGTTCGCGGGCGCGCCTTTCACCCTCGCGAGTTACCTCGTGGAGGGCGGCCCGAGCCGCAACCACGAGCACACCAAGGCGCTCATGTACGGCGACCCGCAGCTCTGGGCGGACCTGCTCGACCGGCTCGCGGAGATCACCGCGGCCTTCCTGAAGGTGCAGATCGAGGCGGGCGCGAGCGCCGTACAGCTCTTCGACTCGTGGGTGGGCGCGCTCTCGCCCGCCGACTACCGGCACTCGGTGATGCCCGCGTCGGCGAAGGTCTTCGACGCCGTCGCCTCGTACGGCGTGCCCCGGATCCACTTCGGCGTCGGCACGGGCGAGCTGCTCGGGGCCATGGGCGAGGCCGGCGCGGATGTCGTCGGCGTCGACTGGCGCGTGCCGATGGACGAGGCGGCGCGCCGCGTCGGTCCCGGCAAGGCGCTCCAGGGCAACCTCGACCCCGCCGTCCTCTTCTCCACGCGCGAGGCCGTCGAGGCGAAGACGGACGAGGTGCTCGCCGCAGCGAGCGGCCTGGAGGGCCACGTCTTCAACCTCGGCCACGGCGTCCTGCCGACCACGGACCCCGAGGCGCTGACCAGGCTCGTGGAGTACGTCCACACGCGTACCGCTGTCTGA
- a CDS encoding DUF3000 domain-containing protein produces the protein MAAAQGQRSDGAGEMDGSEGKVADSAPRAFRAAVEALRGARLRPEIEIDATRAPQRLAPYAYALEAAVVAGEEDLADGRLVLLHDPAGHDAWQGTFRLVTLVRAELEPEMAADPLLPEVCWSWLTGALHSRGLSVGEASGTVTRAGSYYFGGLAERPPASQIEIRASWTPREGGGGVPDTGAHLAAWCELLCQIAGLPPAGPGNGSGDGSVVSLPQRRGPLAP, from the coding sequence ATGGCTGCGGCTCAGGGACAACGGTCGGACGGCGCTGGAGAGATGGACGGTTCGGAGGGGAAGGTGGCGGATTCGGCTCCGCGGGCCTTCCGCGCGGCGGTCGAGGCGCTGCGGGGGGCACGGCTGCGGCCGGAGATCGAGATCGATGCGACGCGGGCGCCGCAGCGGCTCGCGCCGTACGCGTACGCGCTGGAGGCGGCGGTCGTGGCCGGCGAGGAGGACCTCGCGGACGGGCGGCTCGTGCTGCTGCACGATCCGGCGGGGCACGACGCCTGGCAGGGCACCTTCCGGCTCGTCACGCTGGTGCGGGCGGAGCTGGAGCCGGAGATGGCGGCGGACCCGCTGCTTCCGGAGGTGTGCTGGTCGTGGCTGACCGGCGCGCTGCACTCGCGGGGGCTCTCCGTGGGTGAGGCCAGCGGCACGGTGACGCGTGCGGGGTCGTACTACTTCGGGGGGCTCGCGGAGCGGCCGCCCGCCTCGCAGATCGAGATCCGGGCGTCGTGGACCCCCCGGGAGGGCGGCGGCGGGGTGCCGGACACCGGGGCGCATCTCGCCGCGTGGTGCGAGTTGCTCTGCCAGATCGCCGGGCTGCCGCCGGCCGGCCCCGGGAACGGGTCGGGGGACGGCTCCGTCGTCTCCCTTCCGCAGCGTCGGGGGCCACTCGCTCCCTGA
- a CDS encoding FAD-dependent oxidoreductase, with product MSSTRERLVIIGGDAAGMSAASQARRLKGPDELEIVAFERGGFTSYSACGIPYWVGGSVGDRDDLVARTPEEHRERAIDLRMRTEARRIDVEGRRVLARDLESGEEYWTTYDKLVVATGARPLRPPLPGVDAPGVHGVQTLGDGQTLIDTLTRTEGRRAVVVGAGYIGVEMAEALIQRGYDVTVVNRGKEPMSTLDPDMGRLVHEAMTGMGIEMVNDAEVTKILTGEDGRVAAVATEDAEYPADVVILGVGVRPETELARAAGLPLGEHGGLLTDLAMRVRGHEDIWAGGDCVEVLDLMSGRERHIALGTHANKHGQVIGSNVGGSYATFPGVVGTAVSKVCDLEIARTGLREKDALAAGLRFVAVTIESTSRAGYYPGAALMTVKMLAERRTGRLLGVQIVGREGAGKRVDVAAVALTAGMTVEQMTALDLGYAPPFSPVWDPILVAARKAVAAVRADTA from the coding sequence ATGAGCAGCACACGAGAGCGACTGGTGATCATCGGGGGCGACGCGGCCGGCATGTCCGCGGCGTCACAGGCACGCAGGCTCAAGGGCCCGGACGAGTTGGAGATCGTCGCGTTCGAACGCGGCGGCTTCACCTCGTACTCCGCCTGCGGCATCCCGTACTGGGTGGGCGGCTCCGTCGGCGACCGGGACGATCTGGTCGCGCGTACGCCCGAGGAGCACCGGGAACGCGCGATCGACCTGCGGATGCGCACCGAGGCGCGGCGGATCGACGTGGAGGGCCGGCGCGTGCTCGCCCGTGACCTGGAGTCGGGCGAGGAGTACTGGACGACGTACGACAAGCTCGTCGTCGCCACCGGCGCCCGGCCCCTGCGTCCGCCGCTGCCCGGCGTCGACGCGCCGGGCGTGCACGGCGTGCAGACCCTCGGCGACGGCCAGACCCTGATCGACACCCTGACCCGCACCGAGGGCCGCCGGGCGGTGGTCGTCGGGGCCGGTTACATCGGCGTGGAGATGGCGGAGGCGCTGATCCAGCGCGGCTATGACGTGACGGTCGTCAACCGCGGCAAGGAGCCGATGTCCACGCTCGACCCGGACATGGGCCGCCTGGTGCACGAGGCGATGACCGGCATGGGCATCGAGATGGTGAACGACGCCGAGGTCACCAAGATCCTCACGGGCGAGGACGGCCGGGTCGCCGCGGTGGCCACGGAGGACGCCGAGTACCCGGCGGACGTGGTGATCCTCGGGGTCGGGGTGCGCCCCGAGACCGAGCTGGCGCGTGCGGCGGGGCTGCCGCTGGGCGAGCACGGCGGCCTGCTGACGGACCTCGCGATGCGGGTGCGCGGCCACGAGGACATCTGGGCGGGCGGGGACTGCGTGGAGGTCCTCGACCTGATGTCGGGGCGGGAGCGGCACATCGCCCTCGGCACGCACGCGAACAAGCACGGACAGGTCATCGGCTCGAACGTGGGCGGGAGTTACGCGACCTTCCCCGGCGTCGTCGGCACGGCCGTCAGCAAGGTGTGCGACCTGGAGATCGCGCGTACGGGCCTGCGCGAGAAGGACGCGCTGGCGGCCGGGCTGCGGTTCGTGGCGGTGACCATCGAGTCGACGAGCCGGGCCGGTTACTACCCGGGCGCGGCCCTGATGACGGTGAAGATGCTGGCCGAGCGGCGCACGGGCCGGCTCCTCGGCGTGCAGATCGTGGGGCGCGAGGGCGCCGGCAAGCGGGTCGACGTCGCGGCGGTCGCGCTGACGGCGGGGATGACGGTGGAGCAGATGACGGCGCTCGACCTCGGGTACGCGCCCCCGTTCTCGCCGGTGTGGGATCCGATCCTGGTGGCGGCGCGCAAGGCGGTGGCGGCGGTACGGGCGGACACGGCCTGA